The DNA window AATATCAGATcccattttgttaaaaaaaaacttacaggTCTACACTCGTGGCCCGAAGTAGATGGATTTTAGAGATCAAGTGTTAAAAGCATTATGCACTTACTGCGGGCGAGGACCAACTTCCTCGGCAAAGAGCGAATGTCACATTTGGTTCTGGATACCCCAGACCATAAGCATGCCGTAATAGCATTTCCTTCTCATCCGCATGGCCCTTGTAAGCGAAAACATAACCTTATCAACTATTATATAAAGCGAAGGCAGGAGATGAGTGTGCATCATGGCCGGAAATCGGATGTGATATCCATTCCGTTGCTGTTGACCTTGAAATGGAAAATCTAAGCCTTGCGGTTTTAGCTTTCTTTAGGGTGTTGTGAGTGTACTATATACTCAGATGAGAACATTGAAGTTTATAGGATctttagcaattaaaaaaaagaagaagatggattGGAGGAGGCatgcaattttgaaaattctgaAACGTGGCAGGGAACCATCAATCTATGTCCATGCACAGAATGAATAATTAGATAACTATGAACTTACGTGGTTTGGTTCACATGGATGCCGGAGAATAAAGTGTTCAATGGCTAAAGCATTCAGCACTATCCCACCCACATTCACTGCAGCCTGGATTAGCATAGTCCCATTAATTTACTAATGGTTACCGTAactgggaaaaagaaaaaaaaagaagcaggtGGTCATAGTTGAGCACAATGCCATGTCAATGTTTGTGTAGCCGAATATTGGGCAATTCAGGCTTGATTTTTTAATCCATGGTTTGTCTACGAATTGACATACCTTGTTCATAGTTGCCAGCAGATTCTCCTGTGACGAAGGTAGCCCATGTTCTAGAAATCCCTGAAATTTTATGACAAGCAGAATCTCATTAAATATTTGACAGACATTCCTCTCATTTGCTAGATGAAACTTGAGATTTCTTACAGTACATGCATTATGCAGGCGTTGTAGATATTGATCCAAAATGCTAGCTTCTGCTTGTAGGTCAAGAATGTCAAGTCAACGTTACATAGTCTACGGATTAAAACCCTGGAAGAGGAACAGAAATAGAACATGTGAGGAACTCTGAAATTTGAATTATCGGTGTCTAAAAAATCATCATGCCCTGAGAAAATCAGTAAGCACCTCAATTTTCCGGCCATTGGTAAACACTCTGATAAACGACGAACATCTAACGAGTTTCTTTCTACCTGAATGAAGTTCTTGTAAGGCCCAATGTCCCTGACAGTGCTATCTAAATCTGGCATAATGCGGTAAGGGTCGAGGTTTGATTCATTGTGGTTGAAAGGAAAGATAGATGCTTTATAGTTGAACAAGGTCTTTGGGCCCTTTGAATTCATGCAGGATAGGCTAAGTTTTGGAACAATAGCTAATTCTTCTGTATCTTGTGGTGGTGCCTGGTGTAGCTCAAGGAATATTCCTATTAGGCTTTTGACAAGTTCTTCTGACAGTTCATTTGGATTCTCATTACAAATTTCTTTGCAGATATGGTGTTCATTTTGTATTCTTCCTGTATGCCTCCTTGGTTTCTCATTTTCTGTGCAGTACAAGAACAGAGGAGACAATAAAAAAGTGGattttccttgtatttttttttcccttcgtATACTTTTTGACAAAACTTAGAAAGTAAAAAGACTCAACAACTTGAGCCAGGCTCAAGGAATGTTCATGCAAGCTTACTAGTGGAACTTGTAGACAACATGCTTAACATTTCTGCTGCAGAACCTACAGAGGGTCTTCtgaatttcattttctcttttttgtattCGTCATAATGTTGTGATCTGGATAGCTGATTGAAATCGTCTTCGAGCACTGATCGATTTTCCAGTCCGCTTGGTGGTAATTGATTTTGTTGCTTCATTTTCTTTAGCTGTTGCGGCTGCCTTTTCCATTCCTTGTTCTGCTTCCTCTCCTGATACAAGTTGAGTTTCAGCTCATCAACTTTTCTTTCAAGCCATACGatctcctcctccaccattGCCAGTTCTGCAAGGAGGCTCTGAACCTGCACACGCACCAATCCTCTTTATGACATCAATTCTATAGAAAGAGTAATAGCAATGTCCACTTAATTGCTCTTACTTGGGGTGGTATCAGCGTGGCAAGACATGGATGTGACGACACTGAACCATGGAGCGCACACTGCAGAACCTTGTTTATTGCCTGTTCCTCGTCTAATTCTGCTTGCAATTTCTCGACCTGCAACGTTTACAAGCCAAAGCCACCATTAGTAATCCTTTAATGACAATTTTTTGGCTTCTACTCCTATATGCTACACAGAACAAAAGGCTAGGTGGAGAAATGATcgaaataaatttcttcacctcCTCCTCGAGATCGACTCTTTTCTGTTTCTCATCACTCTGTTGCCCAAGGTAGTCTTCAAATTTCATTGTTCTTGCAAGGCCAAAAAATGAAGAGAAGTCTACAATCTAAGAACAGTGGCAAAGGAAGTTACAAGAAGAGGGTGCCTATTAAAACAGAGAGATAGAAGGTTCACCTGGACAGTCGGACAGTCGTGGGTGCCATTAAGGAAGTTGGAAGATATCAAACGTTGAAGTGGAAGTGAAAAAATGGGGGGATGGAGGATGGCAAAAAGGGATAGTGAGAATCTGCGGTGGAAGAATCTTTAGCTGTGATTGGTGGCGGTGGTAGCAGTCGTGGTTGTTAATGTTATTAGTGAAATGCATGACCATCCCATGATCCTAACACCATTCATACAGGTCATCCATTAATTTCGACCAATTTGTAAGTGCTGTAGTGGCAGACGTGAAACCCATGAACAATTCGAAGCACTTTTTCGAAAAGTTTCTTTTTCCCTTCCATTTTCCTGCCTTGTAAATTACTGTAAGTAATTACTAATTGCtgtaatgatttattttaatgagaataaaacgaattgcacaaataaataaataaataaataaacagagaGAGAAGACAAAGAGCGAGCGACTTTATCTAACAAGACAGTGACTGATAATGATgggaattttatttcatttcaggGAACTCAACAATTCCTAAGAAGAATCTAAAGTTTTCCTAGCGAGTGATCAAGAGTATAATAACTTTTGTTTGTAgatctatttcaaaattatatttcattttaaaaatatcaaattcaataattttttagtgtttttttatgattgtaattaagtggatatcaaatataaaaaatcttaaatacaatttttttattttttgtgtatgaGCATATAATTAAGTATGAGATTCCATGCCGATAAATTTGCAGTTCAATTAACACCTCGTGTTCTCTTCTTCTGATAAGTCTCTTGTTAAAGCTTCTCTTTgataaccaaaataaataaatacagtaaaataaaataagcgaTTCCATACAAATTCAAGTAGCAGAAAATATCAACAACgacaaaaatcttaaaaagaaaagagaaaaacggGAAACTTCCAAAGAAACACTACAATGCCATGCAGCCTTGAGCTGGAGAGACTCTCATGTGCAGTATACGAGGAACAAGATTACTGAGTTCCCGGTTTAGGGTTGCAAAggcttccaaaaaaaaaaaaacaaatcatagaaGCTAGTGCTAGCTTAGGAAGTTCATCTCAAACAGATTAGCAAGAGACCTAAAAACTGCTTTGGTTCCATCCGCCGTACTGTTCCCCGTCATAATCCTTTTCCTCCTACAGAATACAACAATCAACCACAGCATTAATCAACCAAGATAAACAATGGCAGGCAGCATTGCATAATGTACTTCTGTTATTCAATTTTTAACactgatttgatttgattttgattttgtctAGACTTATAGCCAACAATGCTCATTGATTGTTGCTTCATGCATCGCTTGGGCTAGCTAAACTTTATGGTGCTTATAAGATCTAAAGGAGTATCATTTTCCCCCTTTTATGAATCATTTTCTGGGGCATCATCATCTGTTAGCTACCATAAACCACTATAGAATTCTAGAAAATCCGTTAGTCAAGGTGGAAACGGGCTTAGAAACATTGATGCTAGCATTCGATGAGACAAAAACGTTTCAGTCTCCTGCTAATTAAGAGAAGTgagaaaccaagaaaaagaaaacaccgTGCACTTATGcaggaataatatatatatatataccttgaGGGTAAAAGTGACACCGACTTGAATCTCTCCAGTATATGATTGCGTAGCACTAACCACCCTATACTTGCAGGGATGTAGCTCAGCAGATCCATTTTCCACGCCTGATGTCAACAAATCCTTCACATAGATCCTACATGaacaaaaaatggagaaatAAACATAACAATATGCCTAAAATACCTTCATTTATCAATATTACTGGATTTATCTGTGAATAAAAATAGTAACTCTGTTCGGATTCTTctattaattcatttttcttgtaGACACTTTCTCATCCCCGGTACATCAATCAAAAGTCTGCCCCTACAGCATAAATTGCATAATAATACTTAAGAAGCAACCCTGAGGCTTT is part of the Populus alba chromosome 10, ASM523922v2, whole genome shotgun sequence genome and encodes:
- the LOC118059710 gene encoding uncharacterized protein isoform X1, yielding MAPTTVRLSRTMKFEDYLGQQSDEKQKRVDLEEEVEKLQAELDEEQAINKVLQCALHGSVSSHPCLATLIPPQVQSLLAELAMVEEEIVWLERKVDELKLNLYQERKQNKEWKRQPQQLKKMKQQNQLPPSGLENRSVLEDDFNQLSRSQHYDEYKKEKMKFRRPSVGSAAEMLSMLSTSSTKNEKPRRHTGRIQNEHHICKEICNENPNELSEELVKSLIGIFLELHQAPPQDTEELAIVPKLSLSCMNSKGPKTLFNYKASIFPFNHNESNLDPYRIMPDLDSTVRDIGPYKNFIQVERNSLDVRRLSECLPMAGKLRCLLIFSGHDDFLDTDNSNFRVPHMFYFCSSSRVLIRRLCNVDLTFLTYKQKLAFWINIYNACIMHGFLEHGLPSSQENLLATMNKAAVNVGGIVLNALAIEHFILRHPCEPNHGHADEKEMLLRHAYGLGYPEPNVTFALCRGSWSSPALRIYTPEEVVNELGRAKVEYLEASVGVTCKRKIVVPKLLQWHMRDFADDMESLLEWIYSQLPRSGSLKRLMMECLNGESKFPLTKMVEVQPYESEFRYLLPF
- the LOC118059710 gene encoding uncharacterized protein isoform X2, whose protein sequence is MAPTTVRLSRTMKFEDYLGQQSDEKQKRVDLEEEVEKLQAELDEEQAINKVLQCALHGSVSSHPCLATLIPPQVQSLLAELAMVEEEIVWLERKVDELKLNLYQERKQNKEWKRQPQQLKKMKQQNQLPPSGLENRSVLEDDFNQLSRSQHYDEYKKEKMKFRRPSVGSAAEMLSMLSTSSTKNEKPRRHTGRIQNEHHICKEICNENPNELSEELVKSLIGIFLELHQAPPQDTEELAIVPKLSLSCMNSKGPKTLFNYKASIFPFNHNESNLDPYRIMPDLDSTVRDIGPYKNFIQVERNSLDVRRLSECLPMAGKLRVLIRRLCNVDLTFLTYKQKLAFWINIYNACIMHGFLEHGLPSSQENLLATMNKAAVNVGGIVLNALAIEHFILRHPCEPNHGHADEKEMLLRHAYGLGYPEPNVTFALCRGSWSSPALRIYTPEEVVNELGRAKVEYLEASVGVTCKRKIVVPKLLQWHMRDFADDMESLLEWIYSQLPRSGSLKRLMMECLNGESKFPLTKMVEVQPYESEFRYLLPF